DNA sequence from the Malus domestica chromosome 06, GDT2T_hap1 genome:
tatgATATTTTAAATTACTCTAATTTATGAAATAGAGAATTCAAATTTTGGTTAAACTGATGAATATTGTATTTACCAACTGATTCAACTCACGAAGTCACGAAGGAAGTGTTTTTGATAAACCCGTGTTAGCGGAGAGGGTTAGATAAAAAGAGGACTCAAGCTCAACCAGAGTTGTCCCAAAGGCAAGGCGACCAAAGACATGTACCATAGTCCTCAGTTAGAAACAAacctcatatttttttcataaccTAGATGGTAAAATGAATTAGTAGGTTTGATATATAGTCTcactaatttattaaaaaaatgtattaaTTAAGTTAAGATATTAAATTAGGAGTGCCTCATTAAACTCTCTTCGTAGGCCTCAGTTTGCAGTGGGACGGCTCTAGCTCAACATTTTCTTATATATCACATTGCAACTACGTCCATCACGCTCAACTTcttttacaacaacaacaacttaaTTAGAAGATCTAAACCTGAATCTTTCTCGACTTGGTTGCAGAGCTGATGGTGAGCATGAGCAAGAAAACGAGAGACAAGTAAGAGAGAACCACAGAATCAGTCCCTCTTTTGCAGAACTTCCCAAAGTGATCACAAATTGGCGCCCAGCCCGAGTGGCTATTCCCATATTGCCCCACGTACCCTATTGCAGTTGCAGCTGAGCATCCAGCCATCAGCAAACACAGCATTACCTGTCAGACGAAAGAAAGATTCGAACTTGAgacatctttaaaaaaaaaaaaaggagaaaacccTGCTAGACTAATAGTTCGTTGATATACAGTAATTTTATGCTTGTAAAGCCGAGCTGGCATACCAAATTGTGTAGGGACAAGATATTGCGGTCTGTACCAAAAGATTCAAACTTGAGACctctttttgaaagaaaaaaaaactcagaGAACTCGGCTAGACCAATAAATATTGGTAATAAGGAAAATTATGGGTGGAAAATAAAAACCGAGTTGGCATACCAAATCGTGTAGGAACAAGATGAAGTAGTTGGTAGGATTCGAACCATGGCGATGGATAAGGAAAAGGAGGAACAAGGAGAGCAAGCAGAAGGCACTCACAACAgcatttgcataagcaaagaaCCTGCAAAAATACATAATAtgtatgaaaaattaattaaacaaaatgagaaaaaaattatttttacttttcggGGGCAAAATAAAATTGGTTTTATCTTTCATCTTACTTGAAGGTAGGTGAATAATAATATCGAGCATCAAATTCTATGCCAATAATCTGACTGCTTTGCTTGTTGGTGACCATCACCCAAGTTGCAGCCAATGTAGCAGTCATTGTGACAGTTCTCATGAAGATTTGGACTCCAAGAAAAATCTTTTGGGTTTTCAGAGGTGGGTTTTGCTGGAACTTGGAGTCTGTGCTGGCCATGGTGAAAAGTTCTTGGGTTGCAGAAAACAAGGAACAGAAAATAAGAGCTGAAGGGAAACGATAAGGGGCAGATATTGAGTAGTGTGTGGAGATAAGAGGAGCATTTATACAAGATAATGGTGATAGGAATCTTTCGAGAGTGGAGAGTTAAGGTGTTGGTGTGACTTGTCGACTCAACCGCAAATTAAATTTTTGGGTTTCCATTTTATCTCATTTGCAGAATTTTGGCATGGACAATTACatggtttttcttattttaaatGCAAGgatattaagaaaaaaataagattCGAGCACAGGACTTCTGGCGAAAGAATAAACGTTCTTAACCATTTAAACTATTCTTTGACAATTACATTGATAAACTTAAACCCAACGATTCTTTTGAAATTTGGTTTAATATTTGCTTAAGGTTatttagtttgatttttttttttacaaacgacaagataattatattaatttcatTTAAGGTACAGAGGAAGAGAGATTCAAACTTAAAATCAAATGGTAAAATATATTACTCTAACCAACTTGACTATACCTAAATTTACGACTTAGTTTTTATTATTACCGAGTTAATTTAACTCAATTACCCTTGGAGTGAGTGATGATGCTCCTAGAGCATTGAGAAGTTCAGAAAAGTTTGTCAGTTTTGGAAGAGAGAATTACAGCCATCTTTTGGAAAAGAGAATTACAGCCATCTGCCAACCATGTTCATGTCATGTGAATGGTTACTGCTTTTAACTTAGTGCTGAgctaaaaaaacaaattatcaGTGATCTGTAATTCAGGATCTCATATGTTGAATTGGAGTAGTTATTTATTCCCCTTCTTCCATGTATGGTTTCACAGTTACTACCAA
Encoded proteins:
- the LOC103437495 gene encoding CASP-like protein 1F2; the protein is MASTDSKFQQNPPLKTQKIFLGVQIFMRTVTMTATLAATWVMVTNKQSSQIIGIEFDARYYYSPTFKFFAYANAVVSAFCLLSLFLLFLIHRHGSNPTNYFILFLHDLVMLCLLMAGCSAATAIGYVGQYGNSHSGWAPICDHFGKFCKRGTDSVVLSYLSLVFLLMLTISSATKSRKIQV